The Acinetobacter defluvii genome includes a region encoding these proteins:
- the phnX gene encoding phosphonoacetaldehyde hydrolase produces MSISHSALQAVIFDWAGTTVDFGSRAPILAFMALFADNQVEISIEEARAPMGLEKRDHIAAVLKMPRVAEAWKQALGAEVTVADIDRLYQDFIPYQLKSIPTCSKLIPGALEAFADIRARGAKIGSNTGYASMMIGQLVQDAADQGYVPDCIITASDVKHGRPYPEMLWKNLIELDVLDIETVVKVDDTVVGIEEGLNGGCWTVGLAVSGNEVGLSFEEWSALSATEQAGLKGKAYAKMNASGAHYVIDSIADLPAVLDAIEQRLANGEKP; encoded by the coding sequence ATGAGCATTTCACATTCAGCATTACAAGCAGTTATTTTCGATTGGGCAGGTACGACAGTAGACTTTGGTTCACGTGCACCAATTTTGGCATTCATGGCTTTATTTGCAGACAATCAAGTTGAAATTTCAATCGAAGAAGCACGTGCACCAATGGGTTTAGAGAAACGTGATCACATTGCTGCCGTGTTAAAAATGCCACGTGTTGCAGAGGCATGGAAACAAGCACTTGGTGCGGAAGTGACTGTTGCAGACATTGACCGTTTGTATCAAGACTTTATTCCATACCAATTAAAAAGCATTCCAACCTGTTCAAAGTTGATTCCAGGTGCATTAGAGGCTTTTGCTGATATTCGTGCGCGTGGTGCAAAAATTGGCAGTAATACTGGCTATGCGTCGATGATGATTGGTCAATTGGTACAAGATGCGGCAGATCAAGGTTATGTACCAGACTGCATTATCACGGCAAGTGATGTGAAACATGGTCGCCCATATCCTGAAATGTTGTGGAAAAACTTGATTGAACTGGATGTGTTAGATATTGAAACTGTGGTGAAAGTCGATGACACGGTGGTTGGTATTGAAGAAGGTTTAAATGGTGGTTGTTGGACTGTTGGCTTGGCTGTGAGTGGTAATGAAGTCGGTTTAAGCTTTGAAGAATGGTCTGCACTTTCTGCAACTGAACAAGCTGGTTTAAAAGGAAAAGCCTATGCCAAAATGAATGCTTCGGGCGCACATTATGTGATTGATAGTATTGCTGATCTACCTGCAGTATTGGATGCGATTGAACAACGTTTGGCGAATGGTGAAAAGCCTTAA